Proteins encoded by one window of Pseudonocardia sp. HH130629-09:
- a CDS encoding ABC transporter ATP-binding protein, whose amino-acid sequence MASIEMKNIVKKYGDGFPAVNDVSMDIADGEFMILVGPSGCGKSTLLRMIVGLEDITSGDMIIAGNRVNDNAPRDRNLSMVFQNYALYPHLSVFENIAFPLRLAKAPEDEVRQKVDAAAKVLELQEHLQRKPANLSGGQRQRVAMGRAIVRDADAFLFDEPLSNLDAKLRGQMRTEIARLQRRLGITTVYVTHDQTEAMTLGDRVCVLRKGVIQQVASPRELYEQPVNLFVAGFIGSPPMNFLPATVSGSTLETPFGPIELDAARAEKITGRDLVLVGIRPEYFEDASLVDEAKKHVGSTFTAKVDVTEWLGDSQYAYIPYEAPAEVETKLKEVSRELDADQLRTQAIVSIDSTSRIREGRDAEFWLDARKIHVFDPESGENLTRDPEAGAELTRLAAEDRAEQVAQARGQG is encoded by the coding sequence ATGGCGTCGATCGAGATGAAGAACATCGTCAAGAAGTACGGGGACGGCTTCCCGGCCGTGAACGACGTGAGCATGGACATCGCCGACGGCGAGTTCATGATCCTCGTCGGCCCGTCCGGCTGCGGGAAGTCGACGCTGCTGCGGATGATCGTCGGCCTGGAGGACATCACCTCCGGCGACATGATCATCGCCGGCAACCGGGTCAACGACAATGCCCCGCGGGACCGCAACCTGTCGATGGTGTTCCAGAACTACGCGCTCTACCCGCACCTGTCGGTCTTCGAGAACATCGCGTTCCCGCTGCGCCTGGCCAAGGCACCCGAGGACGAGGTCAGGCAGAAGGTCGACGCCGCGGCGAAGGTCCTGGAGCTGCAGGAGCACCTCCAACGCAAGCCCGCGAACCTGTCCGGCGGTCAGCGCCAGCGGGTCGCGATGGGTCGCGCCATCGTCCGCGACGCCGACGCGTTCCTGTTCGACGAGCCGCTGTCCAACCTGGACGCGAAGCTGCGCGGGCAGATGCGCACCGAGATCGCCCGGCTGCAGCGCCGCCTCGGCATCACCACGGTCTACGTCACCCACGACCAGACCGAGGCGATGACCCTCGGCGACCGGGTCTGCGTGCTGCGCAAGGGCGTCATCCAGCAGGTCGCCTCGCCGCGCGAGCTCTACGAGCAGCCGGTCAACCTGTTCGTCGCCGGGTTCATCGGGTCGCCGCCGATGAACTTCCTGCCCGCGACGGTCTCCGGGAGCACGCTGGAGACGCCGTTCGGTCCGATCGAGCTCGACGCCGCGCGCGCCGAGAAGATCACCGGACGCGACCTGGTGCTGGTCGGCATCCGCCCGGAGTACTTCGAGGACGCCTCCCTGGTCGACGAGGCGAAGAAGCACGTCGGGTCCACCTTCACCGCCAAGGTCGACGTGACCGAGTGGCTGGGCGACTCGCAGTACGCCTACATCCCCTACGAGGCCCCGGCCGAGGTGGAGACCAAGCTCAAGGAGGTGTCGCGCGAGCTCGATGCCGACCAGCTGCGCACCCAGGCGATCGTGTCGATCGACTCGACCAGCCGGATCCGGGAGGGCCGCGACGCCGAGTTCTGGCTGGACGCGCGGAAGATCCACGTGTTCGACCCGGAGTCGGGCGAGAACCTCACCCGCGACCCCGAGGCCGGCGCCGAGCTGACCCGGCTCGCGGCCGAGGACCGCGCCGAGCAGGTGGCGCAGGCCCGCGGCCAGGGCTGA
- a CDS encoding DUF2867 domain-containing protein, giving the protein MLVLVLGATGYVGSRLVPRLLDAGHDVRVLARTPAKFAAHPWGDRVDVARGDAQDAADVRRACEGVDAVVHLVHAMDGPGYAARDRAAAHALADGAAAAGVRRIVYLGGLQPAAGTRRVSQHLSSRREVGDILLAGPVPTAVLRAGIVVGTGSASFEMIRHLTETAMGGPLLLPLPDRAWNRIQPIAIDDVLYDIVGCLDLPAEVDRAFDVGGPDVHTYRSLMSEFAAEAGLLRPFPVPVPLSAPRLTARAVAALTPVGRGLAEPLVESMRHELVADPDDLAALDVLIGTPPGGRTPYRTAVRRALDGVGAAGPGPSDPPGTGPLEWSTTDTRDVAAPAHAVWSVIETLGGPHGWYTVPGVATLTGHLDVLAGGPGVVPRRQGDGPAWLVPGEPLDRWIVEAVEPGHRLVLRAADRLPGDARLELAVTPTDRLTSRYTQTLRFAPRGMAGRLGWLAAYPSQRFVFAVMARTLAGVAETRYRREVRAL; this is encoded by the coding sequence ATGCTCGTGCTCGTCCTCGGTGCCACCGGCTACGTCGGGTCCCGGCTCGTCCCGCGCCTGCTCGACGCCGGCCACGACGTGCGGGTGCTCGCCCGCACCCCGGCCAAGTTCGCCGCGCACCCGTGGGGCGACCGGGTCGACGTCGCCCGCGGCGACGCCCAGGACGCGGCCGACGTGCGCCGTGCCTGCGAGGGCGTCGACGCCGTCGTCCACCTGGTGCACGCGATGGACGGCCCCGGCTACGCCGCACGGGACCGCGCCGCCGCGCACGCCCTGGCCGACGGGGCCGCCGCGGCCGGCGTGCGTCGCATCGTCTACCTGGGCGGACTGCAGCCCGCGGCCGGCACCCGGCGGGTGTCGCAGCACCTGTCCTCGCGCCGCGAGGTCGGCGACATCCTGCTCGCCGGCCCGGTGCCGACCGCGGTGCTGCGCGCCGGGATCGTCGTCGGGACCGGCTCGGCCAGCTTCGAGATGATCCGCCACCTCACCGAGACGGCGATGGGCGGTCCCCTGCTCCTGCCGCTGCCCGACCGGGCGTGGAACCGGATCCAGCCGATCGCCATCGACGACGTGCTGTACGACATCGTCGGCTGCCTCGACCTGCCCGCCGAGGTGGACCGGGCGTTCGACGTCGGCGGTCCCGACGTGCACACCTACCGCTCCCTGATGAGCGAGTTCGCCGCCGAGGCCGGGCTGCTGCGGCCGTTCCCGGTGCCCGTCCCGCTGTCCGCGCCGCGGCTCACCGCCCGCGCCGTCGCCGCGCTCACCCCGGTCGGCCGGGGCCTGGCCGAGCCGCTGGTCGAGTCGATGCGCCACGAGCTGGTGGCCGACCCCGACGACCTCGCGGCCCTCGACGTGCTCATCGGCACCCCGCCCGGCGGACGGACCCCGTACCGCACCGCGGTCCGCCGTGCCCTCGACGGCGTCGGCGCGGCCGGACCGGGGCCGTCCGACCCGCCCGGCACCGGTCCGCTGGAGTGGTCGACGACCGACACCCGCGACGTGGCCGCCCCCGCCCACGCCGTCTGGTCGGTGATCGAGACGCTCGGCGGCCCGCACGGCTGGTACACCGTCCCGGGCGTCGCGACGCTGACCGGCCACCTCGACGTCCTGGCCGGCGGGCCCGGCGTGGTCCCGCGACGGCAGGGCGACGGCCCGGCCTGGCTCGTCCCGGGGGAGCCCCTGGACCGCTGGATCGTCGAGGCGGTCGAGCCGGGGCACCGGCTGGTGCTGCGGGCCGCCGACCGGCTGCCCGGCGACGCCCGGCTGGAGCTGGCCGTCACCCCGACCGACCGGCTGACCAGCCGCTACACCCAGACCCTGCGGTTCGCCCCGCGCGGGATGGCCGGGCGGCTGGGGTGGCTGGCGGCCTACCCCTCGCAGCGCTTCGTGTTCGCGGTGATGGCCCGGACCCTGGCCGGGGTCGCCGAAACCCGCTACCGGCGCGAGGTCCGCGCCCTCTGA
- a CDS encoding AzlD domain-containing protein gives MTVAALLVLAGGTYLMRLLPLVLHDRVALSPRTVRLVELGAVGLLVALVATGTWFEGAGFAGWARPAGVAVAAGALLLRMPFVLVVVLAAATTAGLRLAGIG, from the coding sequence GTGACCGTCGCCGCCCTGCTCGTCCTCGCCGGCGGGACCTACCTCATGCGGCTGCTGCCGCTCGTCCTGCACGACCGGGTCGCCCTGTCACCGCGCACCGTCCGCCTCGTCGAGCTGGGGGCGGTCGGGCTGCTCGTCGCGCTCGTCGCCACCGGCACCTGGTTCGAGGGGGCCGGGTTCGCCGGCTGGGCCCGCCCGGCCGGGGTGGCCGTGGCCGCGGGTGCGCTGCTGCTGCGGATGCCGTTCGTGCTGGTCGTCGTCCTCGCCGCGGCGACGACGGCCGGGCTGCGCCTGGCCGGGATCGGCTGA
- a CDS encoding AzlC family ABC transporter permease, whose translation MRSIRRTTRGDVRDALTISVAVAVVGVSFGALAPAAGLSPAMTMAMSLLVFAGGAQLLVTGVLAAGGGMWAAVAAGLVLNLRHLPFGLALARHLGGGWARLPAAHVVTDESTAFVLARTDVPGRGWRAFRILGVVKYLCWQLGTAAGLVLGASVPDPGAFGLDAAFPAAMLAMLVPMLRRVDARRVGAAAAAVSLACAPFLPAGLPVLAGLLGVTAAGRTEEQS comes from the coding sequence ATGCGTTCGATACGGCGAACGACCCGCGGGGACGTCCGCGATGCGCTCACCATCTCGGTGGCCGTCGCCGTCGTCGGGGTGTCCTTCGGCGCGCTCGCGCCGGCCGCCGGGCTGTCCCCGGCCATGACGATGGCGATGTCGCTGCTGGTGTTCGCGGGCGGCGCCCAGCTCCTCGTCACCGGGGTGCTCGCCGCCGGCGGAGGCATGTGGGCCGCCGTCGCCGCGGGGCTGGTGCTCAACCTGCGGCACCTGCCGTTCGGCCTGGCACTGGCCCGCCACCTGGGTGGGGGCTGGGCGCGGCTGCCCGCGGCCCACGTCGTCACCGACGAGTCGACGGCGTTCGTGCTGGCCCGCACCGACGTCCCCGGGCGGGGGTGGCGTGCGTTCCGGATCCTCGGCGTCGTGAAGTACCTGTGCTGGCAGCTCGGCACCGCGGCCGGTCTCGTGCTCGGCGCGAGCGTGCCGGACCCGGGCGCGTTCGGCCTGGACGCGGCCTTCCCCGCCGCGATGCTGGCGATGCTCGTCCCGATGCTGCGCCGGGTCGACGCCCGCCGGGTCGGTGCCGCCGCGGCAGCGGTCTCGCTGGCCTGCGCACCGTTCCTGCCGGCGGGGCTGCCCGTGCTGGCCGGCCTGCTCGGCGTCACCGCCGCCGGACGGACGGAGGAGCAGTCGTGA
- a CDS encoding helix-turn-helix domain-containing protein, whose translation MNRTPEPPLATIAAAIRRERERLGISSAELARRAGIAKSTLSQLEAGTGNPSVETLWAIAVVAGVPFSALVEPPSSPVRVVRFADRPAIRSEEAAYTGALLSPCPPGARRDLHLITCEPGPARTAHAHSPGTVEHMVVSTGRWSVGPDDEQVELDPGDHVTFPADRPHSYRALTPGATAVLVMEYR comes from the coding sequence ATGAACCGAACACCTGAGCCGCCGCTCGCGACGATCGCGGCGGCCATCCGCCGGGAGCGCGAACGCCTCGGGATCTCCTCGGCCGAGTTGGCCCGGCGCGCGGGGATCGCGAAGTCGACGCTGTCTCAGCTGGAGGCGGGCACCGGGAACCCGAGCGTCGAGACGCTGTGGGCGATCGCCGTGGTCGCGGGGGTGCCGTTCAGCGCCCTGGTGGAGCCGCCGTCGTCGCCGGTGCGGGTGGTGCGCTTCGCCGACCGCCCCGCGATCCGGTCCGAGGAGGCCGCGTACACCGGCGCGCTGCTCTCGCCGTGCCCGCCGGGCGCACGCCGCGACCTGCACCTCATCACCTGTGAGCCCGGGCCGGCGCGGACAGCGCACGCCCACTCCCCCGGCACCGTCGAGCACATGGTGGTGTCCACGGGCCGGTGGAGCGTCGGACCGGACGACGAGCAGGTCGAGCTCGACCCGGGGGACCACGTCACCTTCCCCGCCGACCGGCCGCACAGCTACCGGGCGCTCACGCCGGGTGCCACCGCGGTGCTGGTGATGGAGTACCGCTGA
- a CDS encoding glycoside hydrolase family 16 protein, translated as MNPGAAPGAPTTPTDTSAPGATPAPADCTAGAAPAVPSYPGAATSAAVEHGWGEPTKVDDFDGDALTGWSPYDGPGHAGKGTRSPSAISVKDGLLTIDGDADGTTGGMAWSDSSQKYGRWEGRVRAPASDPSYNALLLLWPTAENFPVGGEIDFMEMTDHTRQKTNLFQHYGEDNSQVQGSVDIDATQWHNWAVEWTPEGVTAFVDGKQWWHTDDTSVLPPGPMHLTIQLDWFPEGVGDVKPSEMQVDWVRQYALPESEKGGDDSGDAGGNDEGLLDGLLHRITEGGPDREPGSATRGASSA; from the coding sequence GTGAACCCGGGCGCGGCGCCCGGCGCCCCGACCACCCCGACCGACACCTCGGCCCCCGGCGCGACCCCGGCCCCCGCGGACTGCACCGCAGGCGCGGCCCCGGCGGTCCCGTCCTATCCGGGTGCGGCGACCAGCGCTGCCGTCGAGCACGGCTGGGGCGAGCCCACCAAGGTCGACGACTTCGACGGCGACGCCCTCACGGGCTGGAGCCCCTACGACGGCCCCGGCCACGCCGGCAAGGGGACCCGTTCCCCGTCGGCGATCTCGGTGAAGGACGGTCTGCTCACCATCGACGGCGACGCCGACGGCACCACCGGCGGCATGGCCTGGTCCGACAGCAGCCAGAAGTACGGCCGCTGGGAGGGCCGGGTGCGGGCGCCCGCGTCGGACCCGTCGTACAACGCGTTGCTGCTGCTCTGGCCGACCGCTGAGAACTTCCCGGTCGGCGGCGAGATCGACTTCATGGAGATGACCGACCACACCCGGCAGAAGACCAACCTGTTCCAGCACTACGGCGAGGACAACTCCCAGGTCCAGGGTTCGGTCGACATCGACGCGACCCAGTGGCACAACTGGGCGGTCGAGTGGACGCCGGAGGGCGTGACCGCCTTCGTCGACGGCAAGCAGTGGTGGCACACCGACGACACCTCGGTCCTGCCTCCCGGGCCGATGCACCTGACGATCCAGCTCGACTGGTTCCCCGAGGGCGTCGGCGACGTGAAGCCCTCGGAGATGCAGGTCGACTGGGTCCGCCAGTACGCCCTGCCCGAGTCCGAGAAGGGCGGGGACGACTCCGGCGACGCGGGCGGCAACGACGAGGGGCTCCTCGACGGACTGCTGCACCGCATCACCGAGGGCGGCCCGGACCGCGAGCCCGGCTCGGCGACCCGCGGCGCCAGCAGCGCCTGA
- the pdxS gene encoding pyridoxal 5'-phosphate synthase lyase subunit PdxS: MAEMLKGGVIMDVVTPDQAKIAEDAGAVAVMALERVPADIRANGGVARMSDPDMITGIVEAVSIPVMAKARIGHFVEAQVLQSLGVDYIDESEVLTPADEAHHIDKWSFTAPFVCGATNLGEALRRISEGAAMIRSKGEAGTGNVVEATRHMRSIRAEIGRLASLDAAELYIAAKELRAPVELVAEVARTGKLPVVLFTAGGIATPADAAMMMQLGAEGVFVGSGIFKSGDPAQRASAIVKATTFHDDPDMIAKVSRGLGEAMVGINIADIPDEQRYAARGW; encoded by the coding sequence ATGGCCGAGATGCTGAAGGGCGGCGTGATCATGGACGTCGTCACCCCGGATCAGGCCAAGATCGCCGAGGACGCCGGGGCCGTCGCCGTCATGGCCCTCGAGCGCGTCCCGGCCGACATCCGTGCCAACGGCGGCGTGGCCCGCATGTCGGACCCGGACATGATCACCGGCATCGTCGAGGCCGTGTCCATCCCGGTCATGGCGAAGGCCCGCATCGGCCACTTCGTCGAGGCCCAGGTCCTGCAGTCCCTGGGCGTGGACTACATCGACGAGTCCGAGGTGCTGACCCCGGCCGACGAGGCGCACCACATCGACAAATGGAGCTTCACCGCCCCGTTCGTCTGCGGCGCCACCAACCTCGGTGAGGCACTGCGCCGCATCTCCGAGGGCGCGGCGATGATCCGCTCGAAGGGTGAGGCCGGCACCGGCAACGTCGTCGAGGCCACCCGGCACATGCGCTCGATCCGCGCCGAGATCGGCCGGCTCGCCTCGCTCGACGCCGCCGAGCTCTACATCGCGGCCAAGGAGCTGCGCGCCCCGGTCGAGCTGGTCGCCGAGGTGGCCCGCACCGGAAAGCTGCCGGTCGTGCTGTTCACCGCCGGTGGCATCGCGACCCCGGCCGACGCCGCGATGATGATGCAGCTCGGCGCCGAGGGTGTGTTCGTCGGTTCCGGCATTTTCAAGTCCGGGGACCCGGCGCAGCGCGCGTCGGCGATCGTGAAGGCCACGACCTTCCACGACGACCCCGACATGATCGCGAAGGTCTCCCGCGGTCTCGGTGAGGCGATGGTGGGCATCAACATCGCCGACATCCCCGACGAGCAGCGTTACGCCGCTCGCGGCTGGTAA
- a CDS encoding glycosyltransferase family 4 protein — protein MRIGIVCPYSLDVAGGVQRHVLDLAAALRGLGHTVEVLAPATGTAPEFVTPAGRAVGVPYNGSVARVAFGPMTRHRTRRWLATHDLDVLHVHEPTTPSVSALALLDARGPVVATFHTSTERSRALAAFGPMARPLLERVTARIAVSATARRVQVEHLGGDATEIPNGVDVARFARGPVLDLPPAVRIGYVGRFDERRKGMTVLLDALRRVVADRPDVRLLVVGRGDGDRLLRTAGPGLAERIDLLGPVGEETKAAALRSVAVFCAPHRGGESFGMVLTEAMAAGTPVLAADLESFRAVLDDGRAGALFRPGDDAALAAALSGLLDDDTARARLAAAGRDRVQRYDWPVVAGDVLRVYRAAIAAAPRPLVRGGAR, from the coding sequence ATGAGGATCGGGATCGTCTGCCCGTACTCCCTCGACGTCGCCGGGGGAGTGCAGCGCCACGTGCTGGACCTGGCCGCCGCGCTGCGTGGGCTCGGGCACACGGTCGAGGTCCTGGCCCCGGCGACCGGCACGGCGCCGGAGTTCGTCACCCCGGCCGGGCGGGCCGTCGGCGTCCCCTACAACGGCTCCGTCGCCCGCGTCGCGTTCGGCCCGATGACCCGACACCGCACCCGGCGCTGGCTCGCCACACACGACCTCGACGTGCTGCACGTGCACGAGCCGACGACCCCGTCGGTGTCGGCGCTGGCGCTGCTCGACGCCCGCGGGCCGGTCGTCGCGACCTTCCACACCTCCACCGAGCGGTCCCGGGCGCTCGCGGCGTTCGGACCCATGGCGCGGCCCCTGCTGGAACGGGTGACGGCGCGGATCGCGGTGTCGGCGACCGCGCGCCGGGTGCAGGTCGAGCACCTGGGCGGGGACGCCACCGAGATCCCCAACGGCGTCGACGTCGCCCGGTTCGCCCGCGGACCGGTGCTGGACCTGCCGCCCGCGGTGCGGATCGGCTACGTCGGCCGCTTCGACGAGCGCCGCAAGGGCATGACGGTGCTGCTGGACGCGCTGCGCCGGGTCGTCGCCGACCGGCCGGACGTGCGGCTGCTCGTCGTCGGCCGCGGCGACGGCGACCGGCTGCTGCGCACCGCGGGGCCCGGGCTGGCCGAGCGGATCGACCTGCTCGGTCCGGTCGGCGAGGAGACCAAGGCCGCCGCGCTGCGCTCGGTCGCGGTGTTCTGCGCACCGCACCGCGGCGGGGAGAGCTTCGGGATGGTGCTGACCGAGGCGATGGCCGCGGGCACCCCGGTGCTGGCCGCGGACCTCGAGTCCTTCCGCGCCGTCCTCGACGACGGCCGCGCCGGCGCCCTGTTCCGGCCCGGCGACGACGCCGCCCTGGCCGCCGCGCTGTCCGGCCTGCTCGACGACGACACCGCCCGGGCCCGGCTCGCCGCCGCCGGTCGGGACCGGGTGCAGCGCTACGACTGGCCGGTCGTCGCCGGGGACGTGCTGCGCGTGTACCGGGCCGCGATCGCCGCCGCACCGCGACCGCTGGTGCGCGGGGGCGCACGGTGA
- a CDS encoding phosphatidylinositol mannoside acyltransferase, whose translation MPDLRERTAAALGAAGYAAGWTVAGRLPAGVVERVFDAGAALAVRRDGPGVRRLRHNLRRVRPAATPAELDALVAAGMRSYARYWREAFALPGLDPAAVHAAMAPHTHGVAEALAAVRSGRGVVFALPHAGNWDLAGLYLLRELDRLGLEPALTTVVQRLRPEPLFRRFLAYRSGLGFEVVTADDPRTAHRALTGRLRRGGVVCLVADRDLSGTGTEVTFLGGPARLPSGPARLARLTGAALHPAYPYFTDDAWGVEVGAPLPPGPDAVQRLADAFGDMIARRPWDWHMLQPVGAG comes from the coding sequence GTGCCTGACCTGCGGGAACGCACGGCCGCCGCGCTCGGCGCCGCCGGGTACGCGGCGGGCTGGACGGTCGCGGGGCGGCTGCCCGCGGGCGTCGTGGAGCGGGTGTTCGACGCGGGCGCCGCGCTCGCGGTGCGCCGCGACGGCCCGGGGGTGCGGCGGCTGCGGCACAACCTGCGCCGGGTCCGCCCCGCCGCGACCCCCGCCGAGCTCGACGCGCTGGTCGCCGCGGGGATGCGCAGCTACGCCCGCTACTGGCGGGAGGCGTTCGCACTGCCCGGGCTCGACCCCGCCGCGGTGCACGCCGCGATGGCGCCGCACACCCACGGCGTCGCCGAAGCACTCGCGGCCGTCCGGTCCGGGCGCGGGGTCGTGTTCGCCCTTCCGCACGCCGGCAACTGGGACCTGGCCGGGCTCTATCTGCTGCGCGAGCTCGACCGGCTCGGGCTCGAACCGGCGCTGACCACCGTCGTGCAGCGGCTGCGCCCGGAGCCGTTGTTCCGCCGGTTCCTCGCCTACCGGTCCGGGCTCGGGTTCGAGGTCGTGACCGCCGACGACCCCCGCACGGCGCACCGGGCGCTGACCGGGCGGCTGCGCCGCGGCGGCGTGGTCTGCCTGGTCGCCGACCGCGACCTGTCCGGCACCGGCACCGAGGTGACCTTCCTCGGCGGGCCCGCCCGGCTGCCGTCCGGCCCGGCCCGGCTCGCCCGGCTCACCGGTGCCGCGCTGCACCCGGCCTACCCCTACTTCACCGACGACGCCTGGGGCGTGGAGGTCGGCGCGCCCCTCCCGCCCGGTCCCGACGCCGTCCAGCGCCTCGCCGACGCCTTCGGCGACATGATCGCCCGCCGCCCGTGGGACTGGCACATGCTCCAACCGGTCGGTGCGGGATGA
- the pgsA gene encoding phosphatidylinositol phosphate synthase → MLNLFARAHVNRLTDPVGRALIDRGVSPDTVTVLGTVGAVVCSLAFLPTGWLALGAVLVTLFVLTDLIDGAMARARGHGTPFGAVLDSTCDRIVDGALFAGLAWWALTGGAEPLAGAAALVALVGGQIVSYVKARAESVGLTAEGGLVERAERLILGLVGAFLSGVGVPWALTVTLVVLALGTAVTLGQRILAVRRSSREAPRA, encoded by the coding sequence ATGCTGAACCTGTTCGCCCGCGCGCACGTCAACCGGCTCACCGACCCCGTCGGACGAGCCCTGATCGACCGCGGAGTAAGCCCGGACACCGTCACGGTGCTCGGCACGGTCGGGGCCGTGGTCTGCTCGCTGGCGTTCCTGCCCACCGGGTGGCTGGCGCTCGGCGCGGTGCTGGTCACCCTGTTCGTGCTCACCGACCTGATCGACGGCGCGATGGCCCGTGCGCGGGGGCACGGCACCCCGTTCGGAGCGGTGCTCGACTCCACCTGCGACCGGATCGTCGACGGCGCCCTGTTCGCCGGGCTCGCATGGTGGGCGCTGACCGGCGGGGCCGAGCCCCTCGCCGGTGCCGCCGCGCTGGTGGCGCTGGTCGGCGGCCAGATCGTGTCCTACGTCAAGGCCCGCGCCGAGTCCGTCGGGCTCACCGCCGAGGGCGGTCTCGTCGAACGCGCCGAACGGCTCATCCTCGGCCTGGTCGGGGCGTTCCTGTCCGGCGTCGGGGTGCCGTGGGCGCTGACCGTCACCCTCGTCGTGCTGGCGCTCGGGACGGCGGTGACCCTCGGCCAGCGGATCCTGGCGGTACGGCGGAGCTCCCGCGAGGCTCCCCGTGCCTGA
- a CDS encoding HIT family protein, which yields MEQEWVPQEGTGTPDGFARLWTPHRLAYIQGAGDTGCPFCRIARGETLGDSADPDADNLVVARGDEVFALLNLHPYNPGHLMVLPYRHVADLEDLTDSEAGELMAFTRQAVVTMKKVAAPHAFNVGLNLGHVAGGSLAEHLHQHVVPRWGGDANFIAVVGQTKVIPQLLAETRDQLAQAWEPPRR from the coding sequence ATGGAGCAGGAGTGGGTCCCGCAGGAGGGGACCGGGACGCCCGACGGCTTCGCCCGGCTGTGGACCCCGCACCGGCTCGCCTACATCCAGGGTGCCGGTGACACCGGCTGCCCGTTCTGCCGGATCGCCCGGGGGGAGACCCTGGGCGACTCGGCGGACCCGGACGCGGACAACCTCGTCGTCGCCCGCGGCGACGAGGTTTTCGCGCTGCTCAACCTGCACCCGTACAACCCGGGGCACCTGATGGTGCTGCCCTACCGGCATGTCGCGGACCTGGAGGACCTCACCGACTCCGAGGCCGGTGAGCTGATGGCGTTCACCCGGCAGGCCGTCGTGACCATGAAGAAGGTCGCGGCGCCGCACGCGTTCAACGTGGGGCTGAACCTGGGCCACGTCGCAGGCGGGTCGCTGGCCGAGCACCTGCACCAGCACGTCGTCCCGCGGTGGGGCGGGGACGCGAACTTCATCGCCGTCGTCGGGCAGACCAAGGTCATCCCGCAGCTGCTCGCCGAGACCCGCGACCAGCTGGCCCAGGCGTGGGAACCGCCACGCCGCTGA